Part of the Bacteriovorax stolpii genome, AAGCAAATTCCCCTTTCCTCCCACCATAAATAACAGCAGCGTAAAAATCACTGGCGAAATAGCTCTGATGAAAGATGAAGCATATGGAACGCGTTTTAAGTTAATGAACATCTGCAAGTAATGATTTGATCTCACCACAACTGCGAGAAACGAGAACCTGTTATTACTGGTTAAAATCTGCTCTTTAAGTCCGGGAGTCAAGAGAGCAAAGTGCCAGGTAAAGGCAGTCAGAAAGAAAATGATATTTAAGAAATCGAGATTTAAAAGATAAAGAATCCCCCAACAAATAGCAAGATTGGTAAACGAAATGATGTAGTACCTTGCCTTTGCTGAGAGCTTTTCCCATAATTTCATTTTACGATTCCTTTTTTATGTAAAAAAACAATCTCTGGGAATTGAACATGTCGCGGGCTTCTAGTGACCATTTGAAAAACATGCATAAAATCATCTACACCCATCATTTGATCGCGTGGAAGATCCATATCGCCTTCTTCCCAAATCGGTGTAGCGATCGCCCCTGGCATTAGAGTTGAGAAACGCACACCTAAATGCGCCCACTCTTCTCTTAGAGATTCAATCATTCCATTTAAGGCAAACTTCGAAGCACTGTAGGCCGAAATATTGGCCAATCCTTTTTTAGAAGCAATAGAAGAGACCGTTACAATATGAGTTTCATCTTCAACAATGAAGTCACTTGAGTGCTTCAGGATATGGAAAGCTCCTACAACGTTAGTTGTAAGGTGATCTGTAAATTCTTTGGTTGATGTTTCCACTAATGGAGACATTTCAAAGATACCGGCATTTAAAACAATCATATGCAATTCATTGGTGTGATTGCCAATGAGTTCATACATTTCTTCAACAGATGCTTCGTCTTTGATGTCGCAGATAATGTCGATAAAGTTTGGATTATCAATAGCTGTGCCTCGGCGAGAAACACCGATGACTGTATAGCCTTCTTCCAGAAGGAACTCGGCCATTTCAAAGCCGAGGCCGGATGAAGTTCCGGTGATAAGAGCGAATTGACTTTCTTCCATGATCTAATTCTTCTCAAAATAAAAATGCAGCCCGCAGGCTGCATTTTTTATGTATTACTTCGCGATCCCTACCGCTTTTGTTTCTCTTAGTACTGTGATCTTAATTGTTCCAGGGTATGACATCTCTTCTTCGATCTTCTTAGCGATGTCGCGAGAAAGCATGACTGTTTCCTCATCTGTTACACGATCGTTTTCTACGAAAACTCTTACTTCGCGTCCACCAGAGATTGCGTATGACTTCGAAACACCTTCGAAGCTGTTTACGATTTCTTCAATGTCCGTTAGGCGAGATACGTATGATTCCATCATTGCTTTACGTGCGCCTGGACGAGCTCCAGAGAGAGCATCTGCTGCTGCTACAAGGTGAGCAAGAACTGATTCTGGTTTTTCATCATCGTGGTGAGCGCGAACTGCGTGAACGATATCTGGAGACTCTCCATATTTCTTCAGGAAGTCAGCACCAACAACCGCGTGTGATCCTTCAGCTGAAGCATCAATTACTTTACCTACATCGTGAAGAAGAGCTGCACGACGAGCCTGTTTTACGTTTAGTCCAAGTTCAGCGGCCATAGCTCCACAAACGAATGCAGCTTCAATAGCATGTTGATATTGGTTTTGAGTGTATGAAGTTCTCCACTGAAGAGCTCCAACAAGTTTTAGGATTTCAGGGTGGATACCGTGAACTCCGATTTCCATCTGAGCTTTTTCACCCAGGTCGCGAAGCTGTCTTTCCATTTCAGCTTTTGATTTGTCATGAAATTCTTCGATTTTAGCTGGGTGGATACGTCCATCGGCAATAAGCTTCTGGATAACCATTCTGGCGATTTCTTTTCTTACAACGTTGAAAGAAGAGATAACAACAACTTCTGGAGTATCGTCGATGATAAGATCCACACCACAGATTTGTTCGAATGCACGGATGTTACGTCCTTCACGACCGATTAAGCGACCTTTAACATCGTCACTTGGAAGTTCAACCGAACCGATAGTTTTTTCGCCAACGTATTCACCGGCGAATCTTTGAATGGCAATTCCCACGATTCTTTTTGATTTAGCTTCTGCTTCTTCTTTTGTTTCTTCTTCGATTCTTCTTAGTACTTTAGAGAAGTCTACGCGAGCTTCTTCTTCCATTGCGCGAAGTAGTTCACTCTTAGCTTCTTCTTTTGTCATTTGAGCAACCTGAGCAAGGCGATCAGAGAACTCATCTTGTTTCTTTTTAAGTTTAGTTGCTTCTTCTTCGTGAAGTTTTTTAGAAACTTCAAAAGCGATTTCTTTTTCTTTTAAAACTTTTACTTCTTTGTCGTGCTCTTCGATTTTGCGGTCAAGAGTCGCGTCTTTTTTAGCTAATTCGCGCTCTTGGTTTTTAATTTCGTTAGTACGGTTGTTGATTTCGCGGTCTGATTTTTCTTTTTCTTCACGCGCGATCTCTTTTGCTTCCTGACGGGCTTTGTACTTGATTTCATCAGCAGACTTCTTCGCCTTTTCGATGATATCGTTTCCTTTGCCTTCTTTTTCTTTGATATCTTTTTGAACTTGGGCGTTCTTTACCACGTAGCCAATCACGGCTCCGATTACGGCAAACAGAACAGCTGCCAAGATTACCGAAATATTCATATATGAGACTCCTTCTAGCTCTATCGATTGGTTATATATACTTCCTGGTCAGTGACCACGAAATCCATTTTTATGTCATGTGCTTCAGTTGGGATGTCATTTTCCATCTGCATCTCAAAAGCGACTCCGATCTTAATCACCGGATGCGACTCGAGATACCTGTCGTAAAACCCTTTCCCACGGCCCAACCTTTCGCCCTTTGTTCCAAAGCCTAGACCTGGAATCAAAAGCACCTGAGGTTCTACAACCTGAGCCTGTGCTTTAGGCCCAAAGATTGTCACCCCAAAATCCTGACTTTCAACAAGCTCAGAGAGGGTTGCCTTTTTAAAAAGCATCACACCTGATTCGAAGGCGGGGTAAGCCGTCAGTTTATGAAAACTCTCATCAAGAGATGTGAACCATTTTGGTTCGCGCTCGATGGGAGCATAAACTCCAATAACTAAATTTTTTTGAATAACGCCAAGGTCGTTTAAGAGCTGGCGGAGATTTGAAGACAACTTCTGACTTAACTTAAGTTGCTCTGACTCATTCAGGACTCCGAGTTTTTGCTTAAGCGCTAATCGAAGTTCTGTTTTCGTTCCCAAATAAACTCTTAACGGGTTGTGGGAGAAACCTCTTCGATATACTGAAGGGCATCGACTGCGGTTAAACGCAGTTGAGTGATATTTTCGCGGTACTCTTTTTCCAGGGCCAACTTCTCACCTGCAAATTGAAGTGCAAGCAGGACTGCCACCTGGTGAGGTGCCAACTGCGGTGATTGCTTAAATATATCTTGAGCCGAAGAATTGACAAATCCGACAATATCACTAGGACTAACACCAACAAGTCTCTCATCTTTTTTGAGCTTGATTTTGTAGCCTAGTACTTCAAATACTTCTTGAATTTCTCTTTCGTTATTCATTGTATTAAGAGTAAACGATAGAGAAATTTTCGTCAAACAAAATGCCTTGCGTATAAGAGTGAAAACCCTCTTATTTCCCTGAGTTTGGCTTTAGTTTCCAAGAAGAGCATTCAAGTAGTCATCCACATTGAAGACATCTAAATCCTCAGCTGTTTCCCCTACTCCAATGTAAGCAATTGGAAGTTTTAACTGAGAGACAAGAGTCACAGCACTTCCGGCCTTCGAAGAGCCATCGCATTTAGTGAAAATCAGGCCAGTTAAGTCTAGAGTCTTATGGAACTCCTCTGCTTGACGAAGAGCATTTTGACCAGTGATTGCATCAATCACCAATAGAATTTGATGAGGAGCTGTAGGATCAAGTTTCTTTAAAACGTTTTTACTCTTAGCAAGCTCGTCCATCAGGTTTTCTTTCGTATGAAGTCGCCCTGCTGTGTCGAGAATACAGTAATCAGCATTCACATTCATAGCAGCTTGAAGAGCGTCATAACCAACTCCCGATGGGTTAGCCCCTTCTTTAGCCCTAATCATCGTAGCTCCTGCACGGTCACACCAAACCTGTAACTGATCGACAGCAGCAGCTCTGAATGTATCGCAGGCCCCAACAACAACACTCGCCCCTTGAGCGCGAAGTTTTGTCGCGAGCTTTCCAATCGTCGTTGTTTTTCCGGCACCATTAACACCGACAACCATAATGACTTTTGTTTTACCTGATTCGTTTTTATTAAAAGTATAAAGTGAGCGATCAACTGTTTCCTGAATCGGCTTCATTTTGTCTTTCAGGAAATTAAACAAGAAAGACTTGAAGCTGTTTTCATCCAACTCGCCTTCTTTGGTTTTCTTTTTTACCTCTTCAATCAGCTCTGAAACAGTGGCCGTTCCAATATCCGCGCTATAAAGAAGCTCTTCGATTGATTCGATGGCATCGTCATCTAGTTTTGGGCCAGAGAATAGTCCTGATAGTTTTCCCCACACTTCCTGGCGAGAGCGGCTCAAACCAAGTTTCAACCTATCGCTGAATGAAATTTCTTTTTTCGGGGCCGGTGCCGGAGTCGGCGCAGGTGTTGGAGCTGGAGTTGTTTCAGCTTGAGCAACTGGAGCTTTTTCTTCGGCCGGAGCTTTCGTTGTCAGCGTAGGAGTTTCTTCTTTTTTTGGCAGTTCAGGAGTTTTTGGTTTTTTCTTAAAAACTAAAAATGCAAGAGCGATAACCAAGAGCCCGACGACAACGTATAACCAATCCATTAAAAATCCTGTGCTTAATTAAAAATTCGAGAGTGCTCAAGATAAATGAAGAGACCCTTTTTTTCAACTTGCATAGCAGAGGATTTGTCATATATAAGTCCTTAATATGCGTAAAGTTAAACTGGCCG contains:
- the rny gene encoding ribonuclease Y, which encodes MNISVILAAVLFAVIGAVIGYVVKNAQVQKDIKEKEGKGNDIIEKAKKSADEIKYKARQEAKEIAREEKEKSDREINNRTNEIKNQERELAKKDATLDRKIEEHDKEVKVLKEKEIAFEVSKKLHEEEATKLKKKQDEFSDRLAQVAQMTKEEAKSELLRAMEEEARVDFSKVLRRIEEETKEEAEAKSKRIVGIAIQRFAGEYVGEKTIGSVELPSDDVKGRLIGREGRNIRAFEQICGVDLIIDDTPEVVVISSFNVVRKEIARMVIQKLIADGRIHPAKIEEFHDKSKAEMERQLRDLGEKAQMEIGVHGIHPEILKLVGALQWRTSYTQNQYQHAIEAAFVCGAMAAELGLNVKQARRAALLHDVGKVIDASAEGSHAVVGADFLKKYGESPDIVHAVRAHHDDEKPESVLAHLVAAADALSGARPGARKAMMESYVSRLTDIEEIVNSFEGVSKSYAISGGREVRVFVENDRVTDEETVMLSRDIAKKIEEEMSYPGTIKITVLRETKAVGIAK
- a CDS encoding 5-formyltetrahydrofolate cyclo-ligase, with amino-acid sequence MGTKTELRLALKQKLGVLNESEQLKLSQKLSSNLRQLLNDLGVIQKNLVIGVYAPIEREPKWFTSLDESFHKLTAYPAFESGVMLFKKATLSELVESQDFGVTIFGPKAQAQVVEPQVLLIPGLGFGTKGERLGRGKGFYDRYLESHPVIKIGVAFEMQMENDIPTEAHDIKMDFVVTDQEVYITNR
- a CDS encoding SDR family NAD(P)-dependent oxidoreductase yields the protein MEESQFALITGTSSGLGFEMAEFLLEEGYTVIGVSRRGTAIDNPNFIDIICDIKDEASVEEMYELIGNHTNELHMIVLNAGIFEMSPLVETSTKEFTDHLTTNVVGAFHILKHSSDFIVEDETHIVTVSSIASKKGLANISAYSASKFALNGMIESLREEWAHLGVRFSTLMPGAIATPIWEEGDMDLPRDQMMGVDDFMHVFQMVTRSPRHVQFPEIVFLHKKGIVK
- the ftsY gene encoding signal recognition particle-docking protein FtsY, whose amino-acid sequence is MDWLYVVVGLLVIALAFLVFKKKPKTPELPKKEETPTLTTKAPAEEKAPVAQAETTPAPTPAPTPAPAPKKEISFSDRLKLGLSRSRQEVWGKLSGLFSGPKLDDDAIESIEELLYSADIGTATVSELIEEVKKKTKEGELDENSFKSFLFNFLKDKMKPIQETVDRSLYTFNKNESGKTKVIMVVGVNGAGKTTTIGKLATKLRAQGASVVVGACDTFRAAAVDQLQVWCDRAGATMIRAKEGANPSGVGYDALQAAMNVNADYCILDTAGRLHTKENLMDELAKSKNVLKKLDPTAPHQILLVIDAITGQNALRQAEEFHKTLDLTGLIFTKCDGSSKAGSAVTLVSQLKLPIAYIGVGETAEDLDVFNVDDYLNALLGN